The Streptomyces sp. DG1A-41 genomic sequence GCTCTGAATGGGCATCTTCGACAAGTTCAAGAGCCAGGCGCGGAACAAGGGCAAGCGAGGCTCCGACTCCGCGGACCAGAAGATGAACGAGAGGACCGGCGGCCAGTACGAGGACCAGATCGACGCCGGGCAGCGGCGGGTCGAGGGACAGCTCGGCATGGATCGTGACCGCGAACGGCCCGACCAGCAGTAAGGCCTCCGGACATCAGAGGCCGTCCGCGGGGAGGCCACCAGGACGCACCTCCTGCGGGCGGCTTCGCATGCACCGACGACGCCTGGGAGAGTCGGGCGGATGCGCCGCGGCCCGAGCGGGC encodes the following:
- a CDS encoding Rv0909 family putative TA system antitoxin encodes the protein MGIFDKFKSQARNKGKRGSDSADQKMNERTGGQYEDQIDAGQRRVEGQLGMDRDRERPDQQ